One genomic window of Sphingobacterium oryzagri includes the following:
- a CDS encoding GH92 family glycosyl hydrolase: protein MKKILSLLSLLCIFQVPAVPVFAQASKSAVDYVNPYMGNISHLLVPTFPTIHLPNSMLRVYPERGDFTSDEIKGLPLVVTSHRGRSAFNLSPLHSDGKKVLQNVYRYSYDQEVIKPYYYAVSLLDEEVDVNFAPSHQSALYKLQFNKKGEKSVVFNTSSGRVAVHKNSISASQQLENNTVVYVYGEFDKSPIKAGIIANQAIDAGKREAAGKQVGAAFVFPAATDQLKFRYGISFISIAQAKQNLEREIKDYDVEKLAATGRAVWDSTLSTIAVETPVEADKALFYTSLYRCFERPVNISEDGRYFSAFDGKVHEDNLPFYTDDWIWDTYRATHPLRLLIDEPVESAILNSFVRMSTQMDRFWMPTFPEITGDSRRMNSNHGVVTIADAYVKGLRTFDIEKAYESGKKAVQEKTLAPWSSAPAGWLDDFYKEKGYIPALQVGEAETVPEVHSFERRQPVAVTLGTSYDEWALGQLATALNKSADAHLFLKHATNYRNIYNKNTGFFHPKDKDGRFIEPFDYRYAGGQGAREYYGENNGWVYRWDVPHNVADLIALMGGDDLFIKNLNQTFREPLGKSKFDFYSQLPDHTGNVGQFSMANEPSLHVPYLYTYAGQPWMTQKRIHDLMTQWFRNDLMGIPGDEDGGGMSAFVVFSMIGFYPVTPGLPAYTIGSPFFADASVKLSNGHTFRVKAENFAKENKYIQSASLNGKALDASWLRHEDVMNGGVLLLKMGDKPNRNWGANNPPPSFQMK from the coding sequence ATGAAGAAAATCCTAAGCCTGCTGAGCTTGTTGTGTATCTTTCAGGTGCCAGCAGTACCGGTCTTTGCCCAGGCCTCAAAAAGTGCCGTAGATTATGTAAATCCGTATATGGGAAATATCAGTCACCTGTTGGTGCCAACGTTTCCAACCATTCATTTGCCCAACAGTATGTTGCGTGTATACCCGGAGCGAGGAGATTTTACCAGCGATGAGATCAAAGGACTTCCGCTTGTGGTTACCAGTCATCGCGGGCGGTCAGCTTTCAATTTAAGTCCGCTGCATAGCGACGGCAAAAAAGTGTTACAAAATGTATACCGCTATAGCTACGATCAGGAAGTAATCAAACCTTACTACTACGCGGTATCGCTTTTAGACGAAGAGGTTGATGTTAATTTTGCGCCTTCGCATCAATCGGCGCTTTACAAGTTACAATTTAATAAGAAAGGCGAAAAGTCTGTCGTGTTTAATACGTCTTCCGGTCGTGTTGCCGTACATAAAAATAGCATCTCGGCATCGCAGCAGTTGGAGAATAACACCGTGGTTTATGTATATGGTGAATTTGATAAATCGCCGATAAAAGCTGGCATTATAGCAAACCAGGCAATTGACGCAGGTAAAAGAGAGGCCGCTGGAAAACAAGTGGGAGCGGCCTTTGTATTTCCTGCAGCGACAGATCAACTAAAATTTCGGTACGGCATTTCATTTATTAGTATAGCACAGGCTAAACAAAACCTGGAAAGGGAAATAAAAGACTACGATGTAGAGAAACTCGCCGCGACAGGACGAGCGGTGTGGGACAGCACACTATCGACTATTGCGGTAGAAACGCCCGTAGAAGCCGATAAAGCCTTATTTTACACGTCTTTGTATCGTTGTTTCGAGCGCCCGGTAAATATTTCGGAAGATGGCCGATATTTCAGTGCATTTGATGGAAAAGTACATGAAGATAACCTGCCATTTTACACAGATGACTGGATTTGGGACACGTATCGGGCTACTCACCCCTTGCGCTTGCTCATCGACGAGCCGGTAGAGTCCGCGATTTTGAACTCTTTCGTCCGCATGTCTACACAAATGGATCGATTCTGGATGCCTACTTTTCCGGAGATAACGGGTGATTCCCGACGAATGAATTCCAACCATGGCGTGGTCACGATTGCAGATGCATATGTAAAAGGGCTACGCACATTTGATATCGAAAAAGCCTATGAAAGCGGCAAAAAAGCTGTACAAGAAAAAACGCTGGCGCCGTGGTCATCTGCGCCAGCTGGCTGGCTAGATGATTTTTATAAAGAGAAAGGCTACATCCCGGCCTTACAAGTTGGTGAAGCAGAGACCGTGCCTGAGGTACATTCGTTTGAAAGACGACAACCTGTTGCCGTAACCTTGGGTACATCGTATGATGAGTGGGCTTTAGGGCAATTAGCAACGGCATTAAATAAATCTGCTGATGCCCATCTTTTTTTGAAACATGCCACAAATTATCGCAATATCTACAATAAAAATACGGGCTTTTTCCATCCGAAAGATAAAGACGGTCGGTTTATAGAACCTTTCGACTATCGCTATGCCGGCGGACAAGGGGCGCGGGAATATTATGGTGAAAACAACGGCTGGGTATACCGTTGGGATGTCCCGCATAACGTTGCCGATTTAATTGCATTGATGGGAGGCGATGATTTATTTATCAAGAATCTAAATCAAACTTTTAGAGAGCCGCTAGGAAAAAGCAAGTTTGATTTTTACAGTCAGCTGCCCGATCATACGGGCAACGTAGGCCAATTTTCCATGGCCAATGAGCCAAGTTTACACGTTCCGTATTTATACACCTACGCCGGCCAGCCATGGATGACGCAAAAGCGTATTCACGACTTGATGACACAATGGTTTAGAAACGATTTGATGGGGATTCCGGGTGACGAAGATGGCGGAGGAATGTCTGCTTTCGTCGTATTTTCTATGATCGGCTTCTATCCGGTAACCCCCGGATTGCCGGCCTACACGATTGGCAGTCCATTCTTTGCCGATGCGAGCGTCAAGTTATCTAATGGTCATACTTTCCGCGTTAAAGCGGAAAATTTTGCGAAAGAAAATAAATATATCCAATCGGCATCCTTAAACGGCAAAGCATTGGATGCCTCCTGGCTGCGCCACGAAGATGTGATGAATGGTGGCGTATTGCTTTTAAAAATGGGCGACAAACCAAATAGAAATTGGGGAGCAAACAATCCGCCGCCGTCGTTTCAAATGAAATAA
- a CDS encoding PepSY-associated TM helix domain-containing protein yields the protein MTKKVILWLHKWLGIITGIVVFFVSITGAIYTFQDELKLLVYPDKYFVLHKATTAAKPLSELITIAQKQLPSGESVSRVDLYPDASRSWIFRASETNAKGFGHWNYFRYYKRVFVNPYTGKVVAVEDTKHEFFQLCLQLHMNLLLGKTYGHALVGYSTAVFVLLLLSGIVLWWPKKWRGKPLKRAVSLDWKAKWKRFNYDLHNVFGFYSFFIALIIATTGLVFAFPGFKKSYTDFFNHFSVSEAAPTPLGMKVNETDKPYSEPLDNALHYLLKKYPAADMMSIRLRAADSPLLDIQVRMEENRSGVFKWYYFKRDDLHIDQVKDSQELVAGDKLAALNFDLHTGSIGGLPTKLLLFVVSLFCASLPVTGYILWWQKGSKKKKKR from the coding sequence ATGACGAAAAAAGTCATATTATGGTTACACAAGTGGCTCGGTATCATTACAGGTATTGTGGTTTTCTTTGTGAGCATAACCGGCGCGATCTATACCTTTCAGGACGAGCTCAAACTATTAGTTTATCCAGATAAGTACTTCGTGCTGCATAAAGCCACAACAGCAGCAAAACCACTATCCGAGCTTATCACGATAGCGCAAAAACAGCTGCCTTCTGGTGAAAGCGTGTCGAGGGTAGACCTTTATCCAGACGCCAGTCGGTCTTGGATTTTTCGAGCTTCAGAAACCAATGCAAAAGGTTTCGGGCACTGGAACTATTTCCGTTATTATAAACGTGTATTTGTAAACCCATACACCGGAAAAGTAGTTGCGGTAGAAGATACTAAGCACGAGTTTTTTCAGCTTTGCTTACAGCTGCATATGAATTTGCTGTTGGGCAAGACCTATGGCCATGCGTTAGTTGGTTACAGCACCGCGGTTTTTGTGTTGCTATTGCTCTCTGGAATCGTGCTGTGGTGGCCAAAAAAGTGGCGAGGTAAACCCTTAAAACGTGCCGTATCATTGGATTGGAAAGCAAAGTGGAAGCGTTTCAATTACGATTTGCATAACGTCTTCGGCTTTTACAGTTTTTTTATTGCGCTTATCATCGCTACGACAGGCTTAGTATTTGCCTTTCCCGGTTTTAAAAAGTCGTATACCGATTTTTTTAACCATTTTTCGGTATCCGAAGCGGCGCCTACGCCGCTAGGGATGAAAGTTAACGAAACCGACAAGCCATATTCCGAACCGCTTGATAATGCCCTGCATTATTTGCTGAAAAAATATCCGGCAGCCGACATGATGTCCATTCGTCTTCGTGCAGCAGATTCGCCCTTGTTGGATATTCAGGTGCGCATGGAAGAAAATCGTAGTGGCGTCTTTAAATGGTATTATTTTAAGCGTGATGATTTGCACATTGACCAGGTAAAGGATAGTCAAGAGCTGGTTGCGGGCGACAAACTGGCCGCTTTAAATTTTGATCTGCATACCGGGAGTATTGGCGGATTACCCACAAAGCTTCTGCTGTTTGTGGTGTCCTTGTTTTGTGCTAGCTTGCCCGTAACGGGCTACATTTTGTGGTGGCAAAAAGGAAGCAAGAAAAAGAAAAAAAGATAA
- a CDS encoding alpha/beta hydrolase family protein, translating to MSNTIAQIKGDWKGTLDVQGTSVEIIFHFTTAEEALQGTMDVPMQGATGIPLTTVAFENNTLSLAIEQAGIKYNGTLADGEITGTYSQGGMELPLVLKKTVVTKPGDTTLVSTKEQLATLIAFDKGDFAYKVEDYFAKPKTSGFQLSPNGKYISYREKDSNNKRHVMVKEVATGNVVRAIEEKDELIRGMGWINDERLVYVMDRGGNENYHLYAINIDGTNSIDLTPFEDIQASILTMLKEQKDFIIIQMNKDNKQVFEPYKVNIHTGDMEKLFTNEDPANAIVGYEFDKNGVLRGYAKMLNGINTQFFYKPAGATTFELFHTTKWDETFSVVSFNYASKNPDEAYVLTNLDSDKTRIVLYDLKNKKILKEIYANEEYDANLISLSRKRNWEVDFVGYEGEKVVIKPVSDTFKKIYKSLESQFKGYEFSIAGKTDNEDQLLVVVQSDKLYGRYYHYDAKTGKATLLVDLMPQLKEADMAEMRPITFKSRDGLTLHGYITLPKAALAGKKVPLIVNPHGGPQGIRDSWGFNPETQLFASRGYATLQVNFRVSGGYGKDFLRAGFKQIGRKAMDDVEDGVQYVIDQGWADKNNVAIYGASHGGYAVLRGLTKTPDLYKAGVDYVGVSNIFTLMSSIPEYWKPYKDMLYEIWYDLDKEDEAAIAKEVSPLFHIEKIKAPLFVVQGANDPRVKIAEADQIVKALREKGVDVPYMVKYDEGHGFGKEENQIEFYKAMMGFFSKHLQ from the coding sequence ATGTCAAATACAATTGCGCAAATCAAAGGTGATTGGAAGGGAACGCTGGACGTCCAGGGAACCTCCGTCGAAATTATTTTCCATTTTACAACCGCTGAAGAAGCCTTACAAGGCACCATGGATGTTCCGATGCAAGGCGCTACAGGTATACCGTTAACTACGGTTGCTTTCGAAAATAATACGCTAAGCTTAGCGATCGAGCAGGCAGGCATTAAGTATAACGGCACGCTGGCTGATGGCGAAATAACCGGAACATACAGCCAGGGCGGTATGGAGCTTCCATTAGTGTTAAAGAAAACCGTCGTGACCAAACCTGGTGACACGACGCTTGTTTCGACTAAAGAGCAGCTCGCTACATTAATCGCATTTGACAAAGGTGACTTCGCTTACAAGGTGGAAGACTATTTTGCAAAACCAAAGACTTCTGGATTTCAATTGTCGCCCAACGGAAAATACATCTCCTACCGGGAGAAAGATAGCAACAATAAACGCCACGTGATGGTGAAGGAAGTGGCTACCGGAAATGTCGTTCGTGCGATCGAAGAGAAAGATGAGCTTATCAGAGGAATGGGCTGGATCAATGACGAGCGCCTGGTTTATGTGATGGACCGCGGCGGAAATGAAAACTACCATTTGTATGCCATCAATATCGACGGAACAAACAGTATTGACCTGACACCGTTTGAAGATATCCAGGCTTCTATCTTAACGATGTTGAAAGAGCAGAAAGACTTTATCATCATTCAGATGAATAAAGACAATAAGCAGGTGTTTGAACCTTACAAAGTGAATATCCATACTGGAGATATGGAAAAGCTATTTACCAATGAAGATCCTGCTAATGCCATCGTAGGATACGAGTTTGATAAAAATGGCGTGCTGCGCGGCTATGCAAAAATGTTAAACGGCATAAATACCCAGTTTTTCTACAAACCAGCAGGTGCGACAACGTTTGAGCTTTTTCATACCACAAAATGGGACGAGACTTTTAGCGTGGTTTCTTTCAATTACGCATCAAAAAATCCGGATGAAGCCTATGTATTGACAAATCTAGACTCAGACAAAACGCGTATCGTGTTGTACGACTTAAAAAATAAGAAAATCTTAAAAGAGATTTATGCGAATGAAGAGTACGATGCTAACCTTATCTCCTTATCCAGAAAACGTAACTGGGAAGTTGATTTCGTAGGTTATGAAGGCGAGAAAGTGGTGATAAAGCCTGTAAGTGACACGTTCAAGAAGATTTATAAAAGCTTGGAGAGCCAATTTAAAGGTTACGAGTTTAGCATCGCTGGAAAAACAGATAACGAAGATCAGCTTTTGGTTGTTGTACAAAGCGATAAGCTTTATGGCCGTTATTACCATTACGATGCCAAAACAGGTAAAGCTACGCTACTGGTAGACTTGATGCCGCAATTGAAGGAAGCTGATATGGCGGAGATGCGCCCAATTACATTCAAATCGCGCGATGGTTTGACGCTTCACGGGTATATTACCTTGCCAAAGGCAGCATTAGCAGGAAAAAAGGTGCCCTTGATTGTCAATCCGCATGGTGGACCACAGGGTATTCGTGATAGCTGGGGATTCAACCCGGAAACGCAATTGTTTGCTAGTCGCGGTTACGCTACATTACAGGTTAATTTCCGTGTATCTGGCGGTTACGGTAAAGACTTTCTTCGTGCTGGTTTCAAGCAGATTGGTCGTAAAGCAATGGATGATGTAGAAGATGGTGTACAGTATGTTATCGATCAAGGTTGGGCAGATAAGAACAATGTTGCTATTTACGGAGCCAGTCATGGCGGATATGCGGTATTACGCGGGTTGACGAAAACGCCAGATCTGTATAAAGCAGGCGTGGATTACGTTGGCGTTTCTAATATCTTCACGTTGATGAGTTCCATTCCAGAATACTGGAAGCCTTACAAAGATATGCTCTATGAAATTTGGTATGATCTGGATAAGGAAGACGAGGCGGCTATTGCCAAAGAGGTTTCACCGTTGTTTCATATTGAAAAAATTAAAGCGCCATTGTTTGTGGTGCAAGGCGCAAACGATCCACGCGTAAAAATTGCCGAAGCTGATCAAATCGTGAAAGCTTTACGCGAGAAAGGCGTAGACGTTCCTTATATGGTGAAATATGATGAAGGACATGGATTTGGTAAAGAGGAAAATCAAATTGAATTCTACAAAGCCATGATGGGCTTCTTTAGTAAGCATCTTCAATAG
- a CDS encoding glycerophosphodiester phosphodiesterase family protein, whose amino-acid sequence MHQAILFTLALLTFSTTASAQQIHRLAFANAKEMHNYFKVNVGAPIISGHRGTKEAGMPENSIAAMEHVLKHTQAIFEVDPRLTKDSVAVMHHDARLDRTTTGSGLLREHLFADLKDIRLKDAAGHTTNDAINTLDDMIAWAKGKTILNLDKKDLPLAMTAAILAKYQAYAWVWVTVHNVDEARFFLESHPEQFISMHIKSKEALADFVAADLPIDRMIVYIGSEFQESNTAVHRFFTQKGVMCMISTAPTYDKLTDTADRAKHYRAVFDDGASILESDLPIEVSKALVD is encoded by the coding sequence ATGCACCAAGCTATACTTTTTACCCTCGCGTTGCTCACGTTTAGCACAACTGCTTCTGCGCAGCAAATCCATCGTCTGGCTTTTGCCAATGCCAAAGAAATGCATAATTACTTTAAGGTAAATGTAGGAGCACCGATTATTAGCGGCCACCGCGGAACGAAAGAAGCAGGCATGCCCGAAAACAGCATTGCCGCTATGGAACATGTTTTAAAACATACGCAGGCCATTTTTGAGGTTGACCCACGATTGACCAAAGATAGCGTCGCCGTGATGCATCACGACGCCAGGCTGGATAGAACAACTACCGGAAGCGGATTGCTGCGCGAACATCTATTTGCGGATTTAAAAGATATTCGTCTAAAAGATGCTGCAGGTCATACGACCAATGATGCGATCAACACCTTGGACGATATGATTGCCTGGGCAAAGGGAAAAACCATACTCAACCTGGATAAAAAAGATCTGCCGCTGGCGATGACCGCTGCTATCCTAGCAAAATATCAAGCCTACGCCTGGGTTTGGGTAACGGTGCATAATGTAGACGAAGCTCGCTTTTTTCTCGAAAGCCATCCCGAGCAATTTATTTCCATGCATATCAAATCGAAAGAAGCACTGGCAGATTTTGTTGCAGCAGATTTGCCGATTGACCGCATGATTGTTTATATCGGGTCGGAGTTTCAGGAGAGCAACACAGCCGTACATCGTTTCTTTACGCAAAAAGGGGTGATGTGCATGATATCGACAGCTCCAACTTATGATAAATTAACAGATACAGCCGATCGAGCCAAACATTACCGTGCTGTATTTGACGACGGAGCTTCTATTTTAGAATCTGACTTGCCTATCGAAGTTTCCAAAGCCTTGGTTGATTAA
- a CDS encoding TonB-dependent receptor produces MLFDRKTYLNPLLTTLLLASGSYVAAQDIAIQVKDSDRKSLANANIWVNGKLQGLTDGQGHLLFPRPQTKTVHIRVSHTGYPERMHRVNLDTVSAPILVAMHDQQKLDEVVVTAGRKPESLANIPSSISILTAKEIEAQSQISTNIASVLGNTIPGLGVATPKGTNSGQTLRGRAVLVLIDGIPQSTPLMNGARDIRSIDPSVIERVEVIKGATSIYGNGSAGGIINYITRKNSPDDKAIGGLTTLRGTVNPYHNKETEGYRFSQTLYGRQEKFSYTASGAVDYTGLQRDGDGVPLGQTDGLSNSRSYNAFLKLGYDIDPSSSLSLVYNFFNSLQDARYISQNGKYGQNATIGVRGIDPGENTGTSYNHNAMLTYAKQQLFGQTSLNASVYYNTFRSMNRYVERANSWYGPGQSQINSDKKGFRVDLNTPFRVGQMLGGVTYGLDLLNDVTYQDLTDGRVFVPKMDMFNYAPFAQLTLNVLENLVFKGGVRYEDATVKINDFETLPTGPGTEGSIAVEGGTIPYRGTTFNAGLRFNKYAFFNPFVSFSQGFTINELGRIVRNATDSDLANIQTDPIVTNNYEAGFSSQFSIFNLSAAYFISTSKLGVNLTADDRGYFFPERAPERIHGVEVAVDARISAKWSLGGTYAYVEGKLKEEDGTRTYLSGARIGPPKATGYINYLPTAALDLQLSWVHTGNRDRFLPNANGLYLGNQGPVTTVDMLNFNAGYKINRHWSVGLGVANLLNEDYYSVYSQFAATDANYVKGEGANMSLNLNYRF; encoded by the coding sequence ATGTTGTTTGATAGAAAAACGTATCTAAACCCACTGCTTACAACTTTATTACTCGCTTCGGGAAGTTATGTAGCCGCCCAGGACATCGCCATACAGGTGAAAGACAGTGATAGGAAATCACTCGCTAATGCAAATATTTGGGTTAATGGAAAATTACAAGGCCTGACTGATGGCCAAGGGCATTTGCTTTTTCCACGCCCGCAAACGAAGACCGTACACATTCGTGTATCGCATACAGGTTACCCCGAACGGATGCATCGCGTTAATTTGGATACCGTTTCTGCGCCAATTCTGGTCGCTATGCACGATCAACAAAAGCTAGACGAGGTGGTCGTTACAGCTGGCCGTAAACCGGAAAGTTTAGCCAATATTCCTTCATCCATATCGATATTAACGGCTAAAGAGATTGAAGCGCAAAGCCAAATAAGTACCAATATTGCTAGCGTATTGGGCAATACGATTCCCGGATTGGGCGTAGCGACACCCAAAGGCACAAACTCAGGACAAACATTGCGGGGGCGTGCAGTGCTCGTGTTGATCGACGGGATTCCGCAATCTACACCTTTGATGAATGGTGCGCGCGATATTCGTTCCATCGATCCGAGCGTGATCGAGCGTGTCGAAGTAATCAAAGGGGCTACGTCTATTTACGGAAACGGATCGGCAGGCGGGATTATCAATTACATCACGCGTAAAAATAGTCCGGATGATAAAGCGATTGGCGGCTTGACCACATTGCGCGGAACGGTAAACCCCTATCATAATAAAGAGACGGAAGGCTATCGGTTTTCGCAGACGTTGTATGGTCGACAAGAGAAGTTTAGTTATACAGCGAGCGGCGCGGTAGACTACACCGGCTTACAGCGCGACGGCGATGGCGTACCGCTAGGGCAAACGGATGGTCTTTCCAATAGTCGTTCCTACAACGCGTTTCTTAAGCTGGGCTATGATATTGATCCAAGCTCGTCCTTGTCGTTGGTCTACAACTTCTTCAATAGTTTGCAAGATGCTCGTTACATCAGCCAAAATGGGAAATATGGACAAAATGCAACGATTGGCGTACGCGGCATTGACCCCGGTGAAAATACCGGAACGAGCTACAATCACAATGCGATGTTGACCTATGCGAAACAGCAGTTGTTTGGGCAGACCTCACTAAATGCTTCGGTCTATTACAACACCTTTCGATCAATGAATCGCTACGTAGAGCGTGCAAATTCCTGGTATGGACCGGGCCAATCGCAAATCAACTCTGACAAGAAAGGATTTCGCGTGGATCTAAACACGCCGTTTCGCGTGGGGCAAATGCTGGGCGGCGTAACATACGGGCTCGACTTGCTTAATGACGTAACGTACCAAGATTTGACCGACGGCCGGGTGTTTGTTCCGAAAATGGATATGTTTAATTATGCGCCCTTCGCGCAACTGACCTTAAATGTGCTGGAAAATCTTGTTTTTAAAGGCGGTGTGCGTTATGAAGATGCTACCGTAAAGATCAATGACTTCGAAACATTGCCTACCGGGCCGGGAACAGAAGGCAGTATCGCTGTAGAAGGCGGTACAATACCGTATCGAGGCACGACATTTAACGCCGGTTTGCGGTTTAATAAATATGCGTTCTTCAATCCTTTCGTGAGCTTTTCGCAGGGATTTACGATCAATGAATTGGGCCGTATAGTACGGAATGCAACCGATAGTGACTTAGCAAATATACAGACCGATCCGATTGTGACAAACAATTATGAAGCTGGTTTTTCCAGCCAGTTCAGCATCTTTAATCTTTCTGCTGCTTACTTTATCAGTACGTCGAAGTTGGGCGTTAATTTAACGGCTGACGATCGCGGTTACTTCTTTCCGGAACGGGCGCCCGAGCGTATACATGGTGTAGAAGTAGCGGTCGACGCGCGTATATCGGCTAAATGGTCGCTAGGCGGTACATACGCTTATGTAGAAGGGAAATTAAAAGAAGAAGACGGTACGCGAACGTATTTGAGCGGAGCGCGTATCGGACCGCCAAAAGCGACAGGCTATATTAACTATTTGCCGACAGCGGCGTTGGATTTGCAGCTATCCTGGGTGCACACCGGCAATCGGGATCGGTTCTTGCCAAACGCCAACGGTCTTTATCTGGGAAACCAAGGTCCGGTAACGACGGTTGATATGCTGAATTTTAATGCAGGCTACAAAATTAATAGACATTGGTCTGTCGGTCTGGGCGTAGCTAATCTACTAAATGAAGATTATTATTCCGTATACAGCCAATTTGCCGCTACAGATGCAAACTATGTGAAAGGAGAGGGCGCCAACATGTCTTTAAATCTGAATTACCGTTTCTAA